The Candidatus Aegiribacteria sp. nucleotide sequence ACCAGGCTCTCATAATCTTCGGATGAAACCGGATAAATTGATGAGAACACCACTGGTTTTACTTCTTCGTACCCCCCAAGAGGTTCAAGTGCCGGATCAATTGCGCAAGTAACAGTATCACCGGATTTCACATCCTCCACCGTCTTGATGCCAGCAATAAGGTATCCAACCTCTCCTGCTGTAAGCCTGGAACATGGTTCTCGTTTTATCCCGAAATGACCGACTTCCTCAACTGTGTATTCCTTACCTGCAGCCATCATGAGGATATCTTCACCGGCTGTGAGTGAACCCTCCTCTATCCTGAAATAAACAACCACTCCTCGGTAAGGATCGTATATGCTGTCGAAAACTCTGGCCCTCAGAGGTATATTCTCTCTGCTGTCGGGAGGGGGTATTTTCTTAACAATGGCCTCAAGAAGTTCCTCAATTCCCTCTCCGGTCTTGGCGGATACGCAGATTGTATCATCAACATCAAGCCCCAGTTCACCTTCGATCTCACCCATCACCTCCAGGATGTTCGCAGAGCTAAGGTCTATCTTGTTTATCACAGGAATTATGGTAAGGTTCTGTTCCATAGCTTTGTACAGGTTCGCTACGGTCTGTGCTTCAACCCCCTGTGCAGCATCTATTACAAGAAGTGCTCCTTCGCAAGAAGCAAGTGCTCTGGATACTTCGTAAGAGAAATCAACATGTCCGGGAGTATCAATGAGGTTGAGTTCACATTCTATACCCTCTTCAGATGTGTAGTTCATCGTAACAGCAGTGCTCTTAATAGTAATTCCGCGTTCCTGCTCGATATCCATAGTATCAAGCATGAGATCATGGAATTCTCTTGCGGATACTGTCCCCGTTGCCTGAAGAAGCCTGTCAGCAAGCGTTGATTTACCATGGTCAATGTGGGCAATAATACAAAAATTTCTGATATT carries:
- the lepA gene encoding translation elongation factor 4, which produces MYVEGGALRRNIRNFCIIAHIDHGKSTLADRLLQATGTVSAREFHDLMLDTMDIEQERGITIKSTAVTMNYTSEEGIECELNLIDTPGHVDFSYEVSRALASCEGALLVIDAAQGVEAQTVANLYKAMEQNLTIIPVINKIDLSSANILEVMGEIEGELGLDVDDTICVSAKTGEGIEELLEAIVKKIPPPDSRENIPLRARVFDSIYDPYRGVVVYFRIEEGSLTAGEDILMMAAGKEYTVEEVGHFGIKREPCSRLTAGEVGYLIAGIKTVEDVKSGDTVTCAIDPALEPLGGYEEVKPVVFSSIYPVSSEDYESLVAALERLKLNDASLIYEKVSSPGLGFGFRCGFLGLLHLEVVQERLEREFYLSLVLTAPTVRYRITLTDGSVISVDNPVDYPDPASIALTEEPFIRASIIMPDRYIGPVTKLILDRRGENYKNLYVGKKRVEISADIPLGEVVYDFYDKLKSVTQGYGSFDYEITDYRPGDLVKVDILVNHEKVEALSMLVHRNRARPWAVAACKNLKEEIPKQQFKIPIQGAIGGQVISRETINALRKDVTAKCYGGDITRKRKLLEKQKAGKKRMKMVGSVAIPQKAFLAVLRRED